One Cucurbita pepo subsp. pepo cultivar mu-cu-16 chromosome LG11, ASM280686v2, whole genome shotgun sequence DNA window includes the following coding sequences:
- the LOC111805702 gene encoding aldehyde oxidase GLOX1-like: MLLQILVLTLLSSSTADDGGGQWQLLQNDIGVLPMHMQLLHNDRVVIYDRTDFGTSNLSLPDGKCRMDPNDTALQVDCTAHSLEYDVASNSFRPLMVQTDVWCSAGAAMSDGTLVQTGGFNDGDRRVRIFKPYPDGSDWEEIPFALSVRRWYPTNHILPDGRQIVIGGRRQFNYEFFPKTGGASKAYSLPFLVETNDRLIENNLYPFVFLNIDGSLFIFANNRSILFDYARNKVLKTFPAIPGGDPRCYPSTGSAVLLPLRNLKAATIGAEVLVCGGAPKGSFNEAQNRTFVKALNTCARTTITDPKPEWVIETMPVGRVMGDMILLPNGDVLIINGAGLGTAGWDNARDPVLNPVVYRPSDPPGLRFRLLNPSTIPRLYHSTAVLLGDGRILVGGSNPNVYYNFTGVPFPTELRLEAFSPPYLDPKFENLRPIILSPSSQTKVRHAQQLVVRFKLTGGGVTSDTVDVTMVAPPFNTHSFSMSQRLLVIGGENVTKVGNTTWDIHVSIPGSGNIAPSGYYLLFVVHGKIPSKGIWIRIA; the protein is encoded by the coding sequence ATGCTTCTCCAAATTCTCGTCCTCACTTTGCTGTCATCGTCGACCGCCGACGACGGCGGCGGCCAGTGGCAGCTTCTGCAGAACGACATCGGAGTTCTGCCAATGCACATGCAGTTACTTCACAATGACAGAGTCGTCATCTACGACAGAACCGACTTCGGCACCTCCAATTTGAGCTTGCCGGATGGAAAATGCCGAATGGATCCGAACGATACGGCTCTGCAAGTCGATTGTACTGCTCATTCACTGGAATACGACGTCGCTTCCAACTCGTTCCGGCCACTCATGGTTCAGACCGATGTATGGTGCTCTGCCGGTGCCGCCATGAGCGATGGAACTCTCGTTCAGACCGGCGGATTTAACGACGGTGATCGGAGGGTTAGAATCTTCAAGCCGTATCCTGATGGCTCCGATTGGGAGGAGATTCCGTTTGCCCTAAGTGTTCGCCGATGGTATCCGACGAACCACATTCTGCCAGATGGACGGCAGATTGTAATCGGCGGACGGCGGCAGTTCAACTACGAATTTTTTCCGAAAACCGGCGGAGCTTCCAAGGCGTATAGCTTACCATTCTTGGTAGAGACGAACGATCGGTTAATCGAGAACAATTTGTATCCGTTTGTGTTTCTGAACATCGACGGAAGTTTGTTTATATTTGCGAACAATCGGTCGATTCTGTTCGATTACGCGAGGAATAAGGTGCTGAAGACTTTTCCGGCCATTCCTGGCGGAGATCCGCGGTGTTATCCGAGCACTGGCTCGGCGGTGCTGCTTCCGTTGAGGAATTTAAAGGCGGCGACGATTGGAGCAGAGGTGTTGGTCTGCGGTGGAGCTCCGAAAGGGTCTTTTAATGAAGCTCAGAATCGGACCTTTGTCAAAGCTTTAAATACCTGCGCTAGAACCACAATAACCGACCCGAAACCCGAGTGGGTCATTGAAACAATGCCGGTGGGTAGAGTAATGGGGGACATGATTTTGCTTCCAAACGGCGACGTTTTGATCATTAATGGCGCGGGGTTGGGAACGGCCGGGTGGGATAACGCTCGGGACCCAGTTTTAAACCCGGTTGTATACCGACCCAGTGACCCACCCGGCTTGAGGTTCCGGTTGTTAAACCCGAGCACGATCCCCCGTCTTTATCACTCCACGGCGGTGCTACTCGGTGACGGTCGCATATTGGTCGGCGGGAGCAATCCGAATGTATATTACAACTTCACCGGCGTGCCGTTCCCGACGGAGCTGAGACTGGAAGCGTTTTCGCCGCCGTATTTGgatccaaaatttgaaaatctgCGACCAATAATATTATCACCATCATCTCAAACCAAAGTTAGACACGCACAGCAGTTGGTGGTTCGGTTTAAACTCACCGGTGGCGGTGTAACTTCCGACACGGTGGATGTGACGATGGTGGCACCACCGTTCAATACACATTCATTCTCCATGAGTCAGAGACTGCTAGTGATCGGCGGCGAGAATGTGACGAAAGTGGGAAATACCACGTGGGATATCCACGTCAGCATTCCCGGGTCGGGTAACATTGCTCCATCTGGGTATTACCTTTTGTTTGTGGTTCACGGGAAGATTCCGAGTAAGGGCATTTGGATTCGAATTGCATGA
- the LOC111805096 gene encoding uncharacterized protein LOC111805096 has translation MEGRKGKKGYMWAISAGLNAAFAAIAAKLFSSTLIRYGLVIAFNLAMWGCYVNSLKALSSLQATGTNFSANFLCSGLAGFFLFEEPLSFQWFVGAILIVMGVLILNQSSIEKKESKD, from the exons ATGGAAGGGAGAAAGGGGAAGAAGGGTTACATGTGGGCAATTTCAGCTGGTCTCAACGCTGCGTTCGCCGCCATTGCCGCCAAGCTTTTCTCCTCTACG TTAATTAGGTATGGACTGGTAATTGCGTTCAACTTGGCAATGTGGGGATGTTATGTCAACAGCTTAAAAGCTCTCTCGTCATTACAAGCTACAGGGACCAACTTTTCAGCTAACTTTCTTTGTTCTGGTCTAGCCGGTTTCTTCTTGTTCGAAGAACCATTATCATTTCAG TGGTTTGTAGGTGCCATATTGATCGTAATGGGCGTGCTGATATTGAATCAGTCGAGCATTGAGAAGAAGGAATCAAAGGACTGA
- the LOC111805604 gene encoding protein BASIC PENTACYSTEINE6-like: MDDGGHRENGRHKTDHYKSAQGQWMMQHQPSMKQIMTIMAERDAAIQERNLALSEKKAALAERDMAFLQRDAAIAERNNALLERDNAIATLQYRDNSLPNNSLSCPPGCQIARGVKHIHHPQQHTVHMPHMNESNYNSREMHPNEASPVSPVASELTKTRRKKRTQEGKTVTTPNKKVSKAPRKVKREGEDLNKVMVGKAHGIGNDHKQSDWKGQDLGLNQVAFDESTMPAPICSCTGVIRQCYKWGNGGWQSACCTTTISMYPLPAVPNKRHARLGGRKMSGSAFNKLLNRLAAEGHDLSAPVDLKNNWAKHGTNRYITIK, from the exons ATGGACGATGGTGGACATCGAGAGAATGGAAGGCACAAAACAGATCACTATAAGTCAGCTCAGGGCCAG TGGATGATGCAGCATCAGCCATCAATGAAGCAGATAATGACGATTATGGCTGAAAGAGATGCAGCCATTCAAGAGAGGAATTTAGCCCTTTCAGAGAAAAAGGCTGCATTAGCAGAGCGAGACATGGCTTTTCTACAGCGAGATGCTGCAATTGCAGAGAGGAACAACGCCCTATTGGAAAGAGACAATGCCATTGCAACTCTTCAGTATCGTGATAACTCCCTACCAAATAACAGTTTATCATGTCCACCAGGATGCCAAATCGCTAGAGGAGTGAAGCATATACATCACCCACAGCAGCACACAGTTCATATGCCCCATATGAATGAAAGTAATTACAATTCGAGAGAAATGCATCCAAATGAAGCTTCCCCGGTATCCCCAGTTGCTTCTGAATTGACGAAGACACGACGAAAGAAGCGAACACAGGAGGGAAAGACCGTTACAACTCCGAACAAGAAGGTTTCAAAAGCTCCAAGGAAGGTCAAAAGAGAGGGTGAAGACTTGAATAAGGTAATGGTGGGCAAGGCTCATGGAATTGGTAATGATCACAAACAGTCAGATTGGAAAGGCCAAGATCTGGGATTGAATCAGGTAGCCTTTGATGAATCTACCATGCCAGCACCAATATGCTCCTGCACAGGAGTTATAAGACAGTGCTACAAATGGGGAAATGGTGGATGGCAGTCTGCATGTTGTACTACCACCATCTCAATGTATCCATTACCAGCAGTTCCCAATAAACGACATGCACGACTTGGTGGTCGCAAGATGAGCGGAAGCGCCTTTAACAAGTTGCTTAACCGCCTCGCAGCTGAAGGCCACGATCTTTCAGCTCCAGTTGATCTTAAGAATAACTGGGCAAAGCATGGAACAAACCGTTACATCACCATAAAGTAG
- the LOC111805214 gene encoding protein IQ-DOMAIN 32-like, which yields MGRPRSCFQIITCGSDSKDKDEIDVLESKDSKDKRAWSFRKKSSQHRVLNNTVIAETPAAEKENLETTTFDFQSSPSSTVPEKPTVIHFTNEETHVPNVENPKGSDKVDDASEIESKVDSEVEEAIVVVIQAGVRGLLAQRELLKLKNVIKVQAAVRGFLVRRHAVGTLRCAQAIVKMQAIVRARRARLSPGGSAPDELHKKNEKENPGSKITVKGGKTKSNLRYISIEKLLSNNFARQLLESTPRNNPIKIKCDPSKNDSAWKWLERWMAVSSSDVLEPKEEELVPDQLEKETEELKKEESDTELTKGEIEESHAEDRIDSKALSETEDLNSSTIKSVSPSESEDLMTCDADNLQSQTSCSQSSLVKDNLEQPLPETARTAEAKEISTKVSSVQDQKIQMDDVGLQTESNPLKRLAPEQLENEGKKFVLGLRKVNNPSFINAQEKFEQLSSPSYSTGTIRSMYQDDGIEPHSETVSSTTDTLPRTKESSADENIVLPASRIVQVGVSECGTELSISSTLDSPDISEAGVADPHENDVSKKGVQDPSSDLITEVEVQGSITPMQKGTQLLVDQPEEVSESNGHSITSVAVVDSAPEVSESKLERSSSDQQREKEADTGHDHQTYRSSPEASPRSHLNVPESQGTPSSQVSIKAKRDKTDKSQKQKSPSAGKKSPSSLNCNSGTRSSTDNSYKDQKTGKRRNSFDSARPENVEKELKESISSNSLPHFMQATQSARAKASINSPRSSPDVQDGELYIKKRHSLPADGRQGSPRIQQSTSRTQQGVKGNEKMWRR from the exons ATGGGGAGGCCTCGCTCATGCTTTCAAATAATCACATGTGGTAGCGATTCAAAGGACAAAGATGAGATCGATGTACTTGAG AGTAAGGATTCGAAAGACAAACGAGCCTGGAGTTTTCGTAAGAAATCTTCCCAGCATCGTGTGCTCAACAACACTGTAATCGCAGAAACTCCTGCTGCAGAGAAGGAGAATCTTGAAACTACTACCTTCGACTTCCAATCATCACCTAGCTCCACTGTTCCTGAGAAACCCACTGTAATTCACTTCACTAATGAGGAGACCCATGTGCCTAACGTTGAGAATCCTAAAGGATCTGATAAGGTGGATGATGCATCCGAAATTGAAAGTAAGGTTGATAGTGAGGTTGAGGAGGCTATTGTTGTTGTCATCCAGGCTGGTGTCAGGGGGCTCTTG GCACAGAGGGAGCTGCTTAAACTCAAGAATGTCATAAAAGTGCAAGCTGCTGTTCGTGGGTTCTTGGTAAGGAGACATGCTGTGGGAACACTTCGCTGTGCTCAAGCCATTGTCAAAATGCAAGCTATTGTACGTGCTCGTCGTGCTCGTCTCTCTCCTGGGGGATCAGCTCCAGATGAGCTGCATAAGAAGAATGAGAAGGAAAATCCTGGTTCAAAAATCACG GTGAAGGGAgggaaaacaaaatccaatttGAGATATATTTCAATTGAAAAGCTACTTAGCAATAATTTTGCCCGGCAG TTGTTGGAATCAACACCAAGGAACAACCCAATCAAAATCAAGTGTGATCCTTCCAAAAACGACTCTGCTTGGAAATGGTTGGAGCGCTGGATGGCTGTTTCATCATCGGATGTCTTGGAGCCGAAGGAAGAAGAACTAGTCCCTGATcaattggaaaaagaaaccGAGGAgctgaagaaagaagaatcagaCACTGAGCTAACGAAAGGAGAAATCGAGGAGTCTCATGCTGAGGATCGAATTGACTCAAAAGCTTTGTCTGAAACAGAAGATTTGAACTCCAGCACCATTAAATCAGTTTCACCATCTGAAAGTGAAGATTTAATGACTTGTGACGCAGATAACTTACAATCTCAGACCAGCTGCTCTCAATCTTCATTAGTGAAAGATAATCTGGAGCAGCCTCTTCCAGAGACTGCTAGAACAGCTGAAGCTAAAGAGATATCAACTAAGGTTAGTTCTGTTCAAGATCAGAAAATACAGATGGATGATGTAGGTTTACAAACAGAGTCGAATCCTCTGAAAAGATTAGCCCCCGAACAACTGGAGAATGAGGGTAAGAAATTTGTGCTTGGATTAAGGAAGGTGAACAATCCATCATTTATCAATGCCCAGGAAAAATTTGAACAGCTGAGTTCACCATCATATTCAACTGGAACAATTAGATCAATGTATCAAGATGATGGAATTGAACCTCATTCTGAAACAGTATCATCCACAACAGATACTTTACCGAGGACGAAGGAGTCAAGTGCAGATGAAAATATTGTCCTTCCGGCATCTAGGATAGTTCAAGTTGGTGTCTCTGAATGTGGCACCGAGCTCTCTATTTCTTCCACCCTTGATTCACCTGATATATCCGAAGCAGGAGTGGCAGATCCACATGAAAATGATGTTTCAAAGAAAGGAGTCCAAGATCCTAGCAGTGATCTAATCACGGAAGTTGAAGTCCAGGGTTCTATTACCCCAATGCAAAAGGGTACCCAACTTCTTGTGGATCAACCAGAAGAAGTTAGTGAATCTAATGGCCATTCCATCACTTCAGTAGCTGTTGTAGACTCTGCACCAGAAGTTAGTGAATCAAAGCTAGAGAGAAGTTCATCAGATCaacagagagaaaaggagGCTGATACGGGTCATGATCATCAAACATATAGATCATCTCCAGAAGCTTCTCCAAGAAGCCATTTAAATGTCCCAGAATCTCAAGGAACACCGTCTAGTCAGGTATCAATCAAGGCTAAACGGGATAAAACTGATAAGAGCCAAAAGCAAAAGTCTCCATCAGCTGGAAAGAAATCACCATCCAGTTTAAATTGCAATTCTGGCACGAGGAGTAGTACAGATAATTCTTACAAAGATCAGAAGACTGGGAAGAGAAGAAACTCATTTGATTCAGCACGACCGGAAAATGTTGAAAAGGAATTAAAAGAGAGCATTAGTAGTAACTCTCTTCCTCACTTCATGCAAGCCACACAATCTGCTAGAGCCAAGGCCTCAATCAACTCCCCAAGATCAAGTCCGGATGTTCAAGATGGAGAATTATACATCAAGAAAAGGCATTCCTTACCTGCTGATGGCCGGCAAGGATCTCCACGCATTCAGCAGTCAACATCTCGAACCCAGCAGGGAGTGAAGGGAAATG AGAAAATGTGGCGAAGGTAA
- the LOC111805395 gene encoding zinc finger CCCH domain-containing protein 6-like, whose amino-acid sequence MRGLHKGKRVSWASDLNLRQVRLFLSEDCPSQVGLGAQDHLQAKASWLLHSTGSGSDDTLPPGFEVAHSENQSQIKLSQIPVNQWRCPPKFVLNLTWQVVVGEESQEVVVENQREMRVLEAVYPRPSAIPPNPSVVADSERANVDDSRTPLIPITPVEDEDATTETSSDYASPASVLNTSAQPSPFTPAGRSTSQHVLLNAMSSTSSVSSMAGMDLGNKHDVVAAASAALGALVKSNEIGNSIDRELLVNILNNPKMIEQLVVDSGVVTSTQKPISSPDPQLVHMPMSETNATITPPFFSQPNGGSVAPVPNAHPSSRSVPVSSSLPSNGAPMKDLNYYKSLIQQHGGERQDDPPRQQQFPNRHNQLLGTNQEFLQNQPSREAKFKIMKPCIYFNSPRGCRHGANCAYQHDPVFQQRSSSVPEMPTSAKRTKVDREISS is encoded by the exons ATGCGAGGATTGCACAAAGGAAAAAGGGTTTCATGGGCGTCAGATCTTAATCTCCGTCAG GTTAGGCTGTTCTTGTCTGAGGATTGTCCTTCCCAAGTGGGATTGGGTGCCCAAGATCACCTTCAAGCAAAGGCATCGTGGCTCTTGCATTCTACTGGGTCAGGTTCTGATGACACTTTGCCTCCTGGATTTGAAGTAGCCCATTCAGAGAATCAGTCGCAGATTAAGCTCTCACAGATTCCTGTTAATCAATGGAGATGTCCGCCTAAG TTTGTGCTGAATTTGACGTGGCAAGTGGTTGTTGGTGAAGAAAGCCAAGAGGTAGTTGTTGAAAATCAGAGAGAGATGAGAGTACTTGAAGCGGTTTATCCTCGGCCATCTGCAATTCCTCCTAA CCCGTCCGTAGTAGCTGATTCAGAACGTGCCAATGTAGATGACAGTCGAACACCTCTGATTCCCATTACTCctgttgaagatgaagatgcaACAACCGAAACCTCGTCTGATTACGCAAGCCCCGCCTCTGTCCTTAATACGAGTGCACAGCCCTCCCCATTTACTCCTGCTGGTAGATCCACATCTCAACATGTTTTACTAAATGCGATGTCTTCTACTTCTAGTGTGAGTTCTATGGCTGGAATGGATCTTGGCAACAAACATGATGTTGTAGCTGCTGCATCTGCGGCACTCGGTGCACTTGTGAAGAGCAATGAGATAGGTAACTCGATCGACCGTGAATTACTTGTTAATATTCTCAACAATCCAAAAATGATCGAACAGCTGGTTGTGGATTCTGGTGTTGTCACAAGCACTCAAAAGCCAATATCATCTCCTGACCCACAGCTTGTACATATGCCTATGTCCGAAACCAATGCCACCATTACGCCtccttttttctctcaacCAAATGGAGGGAGTGTAGCACCTGTCCCCAACGCACACCCTTCCTCAAGGAGTGTACCAGTTTCTTCTTCCCTGCCCTCCAATGGAGCCCCAATGAAGGACTTGAATTACTATAAAAGTTTGATTCAGCAACATGGAGGGGAGAGACAGGACGATCCCCCTCGGCAGCAGCAATTCCCGAACCGTCACAACCAACTCTTGGGTACAAACCAAGAGTTCTTACAGAACCAGCCATCAAGAGAAGCAAAGTTCAAGATAATGAAACCCTGCATATATTTTAACAGCCCGAGAGGATGTCGACATGGAGCTAATTGTGCGTATCAGCACGACCCCGTGTTCCAGCAGAGAAGTAGTAGCGTGCCAGAAATGCCTACTAGCGCCAAAAGAACAAAGGTCGATAGAGAAATCAGCAGTTAA
- the LOC111806028 gene encoding auxin-responsive protein SAUR50-like has protein sequence MKRCSGLRSSKNKNNQLQCGGVGGGGAGEIPVDVPKGHFVVYVSENRSRYIVPLTVLTSPEFQILLQLAEEEFGFSHHMGLTIPCEEQVFQSLTSMLR, from the coding sequence ATGAAGCGTTGCTCAGGTTTGAGGAGCagtaagaacaagaacaatcaGCTGCAATGCGGCGGCGTTGGCGGCGGCGGTGCGGGGGAGATTCCGGTGGATGTGCCGAAGGGGCATTTTGTGGTGTATGTGAGTGAGAATAGGAGCCGCTACATCGTGCCGCTCACGGTCTTGACGTCGCCTGAGTTTCAAATTCTTCTCCAATTGGCTGAGGAGGAGTTCGGGTTTAGTCACCATATGGGCCTTACTATCCCTTGCGAGGAACAGGTCTTTCAGTCCCTTACTTCCATGCTCCGATAA